From the Kallotenue papyrolyticum genome, the window GGGCACGGGCTCGATATGTTGCACCAGGGTGACATGCGCGCGACGGAACTCTGCCTGGAACAGCGCCAGCACCGGTTCGACCGCGTTGCGGACATCCGCCAACTCGTGTTTGGGCTCGGCCTGGCGCGAGAACATCAGCAAGCCACGGGTGATGCTACCGCCCTGTTGCGCCGTACGCGCCACGGTTTCCAGAGCCGTGCGCTGCTCCTCGGGCGAGCCATCCATCAGCGCCAGTTGGGCCATGCCGCTAATACCGGCCAGCAGGTTGTTGAACTCGTGGGCAACACCCGCCACCAAGGTGCCGATCGCTGCCAGGCGCTCGGACTGCACCACGCGCACCTGCGAAGTCTGGAGTCGATCAATCAGCTGGGATTGATAAATGGCCAGCGCCGCCTGTCCGGCAAAGGTCCCTAGTAGACCTTCATCCTCTTCGGTGAGCGCCAGCGTGCTCTCGGCTACCAGCACCAAACAGCCCACCGTATCCTCAGGCGTCTTCAGCGGCACCAACAGCACCGGACGCCCCTGCATTACACGCGTAACGTAGTCCTGATCCAGCCGCACGATCCGGCCACGCTCACTCACCAGGCGCAGCTTATCGCTCCACTGCTCCAGCGGCAGTTCCGGGGCCTGCACCCCGCGCGAGACCACCCGCTCCAGATGGCCATATGCATCCCAGAGCACCACCGAAGCGCGGCTGATCGGGAAGACATCCATGAGATGCTGTAAGAGGCGATCGAGCTGCGCATGGATATCCTTGGTTGAGAGGAGTACCGTCATCGCTTCCTGAACGCGACGCTGTTGGTCGGCCAGGCGCTTGGTTTCGGCCTGTTCATTCAACAGCCCGGCGTGCAACGCAAAGGAGCGCTGCATGGCAATCAGCGGCAGCAAGCCGACCAGAAAGAGCCAGAAGTTGGTGTGCCAGAGCCAAGCGAGAATGATACCGTAGGGAAGCAATGAAAGATCATAGAGACTAAAAACTGTTAACGTTTTTCGCCAACCATCGAGGATTCTGACGCTACCAACAATCGAGAACAGTGTACCCATTAAGAATGTTGACATCAAAACATAAATTAGCAACACAAAGAAAACAAACGCCAGTTCTCTGGGAGAGAAAGCTTTTGAAAATAAACCAAAACTCCATGCTATAATCGATGGGATTCCATAGATTACAACCCTAAAAGTCGCGTTATATAGCGTCTTGTACCAGGGCTTCTTTAGAAGTGCATCAGACAAAAAGCTACTAAAAGCAACGATTAGAACAACAGAGAGTGGGCTAAACAAAAATATTGCTGCAACAAAAATCGGTGTACTAACCGTTTGTGATATGTTTTTATTATAAGCCACCGGGTTGAATTCCGCTATAAAGCCAATTAAAACAAACAAAACAACAACAAATAGTTCGCTGTATCTATAATCTTTGCTAATAATGAAAGATATCCAAAAAACAAGTGCTGCAAAAATCGTCATAAATACAAGGTATGTATTTATAGAAATTTTATCCCGCCTCATACCTTTCCTCGCTCCAACCCATAAAAACAAAAGCCAATGTAAGGAGGTTTTTTTAGAAGGACACTACCACTTAAGCGTTTCGCTCTGCGTCGTGGGCTGCCACTTCATGGTGGGGACTCCAATCTGGATATGCGACTTTTCTTGGGAAAAGTTCCCTCGGGAGAGTCCCCTCAACTCCGCTCGTATGTCGCTACGCGACATGCTCCTTACATTGGCTTATCAACAGCACGCTCTGGAGCGACTCCACAGCATGCGGCTGACCAAGGGGATATGAAAGTACAGGGACAGAATAGCGTATTGCCATCCTATCACTGATACTCTTTTTGTTCAAGTGCCTGGCGCGGCGCTTATTCGCCGAGCGCCCGCAGCGCTACAACCTGCTCAGCGCGACTGGCAAAGGACTGGTATCGATTGAAAAACCACTGGCTAATGATACCAACAACGGCGATGGCGATGCCAATTAGGCAGATAACCAACGCCACGCGCCCGTCGGCCAGGCCGGTGAGCAGCGCGCCGATGGCAAAGCCGAGACCTGACGCAACACTCACAACGCTGGCGACTCGGCCTAATGCCGCGCGCGGTGTTTCCTCTTGTAAAACCGTGCGAACGCCGGCAAACACGAGGCTGTTCATCGCGCCGATGCACAGTGTACACGGTAATACCAAAAAGAGCAAGAGGCTCAAGCCGTAGATCGAGACTGGCTGCCGCTCGAGGTGTGCACCAACCAGGGGGATCAAGCCCTGCAGCGCGATCAGCAGGCCCAGGCCAACAATCCCGAATACAATCAACCGACTGCGCGCAATGCGTTGCCCCCACCAGCCCAGCGCCAGCACCCCCAGCGCGAAGCCCAGCGTCACCGAGCCTTCCATGATCGGAAAGCCCAGCTCCTTGGTGCTGTGCAGCGCGTCCACCACGAAAGGCAGTTGCAGGGTGTTGTACCACGAGATCATCAGCGGCACGACCAGGCTCAACAGCACCACCATGCGCACCAGAGGCAGACGATTGATCAGGTGCACGCCCGCGGCAATCTCTTTGATCAGCGGTTGGCGCTCTTCGCGCTGCGTCTCGGCCCGCTGGACCCGCACACCCAGCAACAGGACCGCCGATGCCAGAAAGGTAAGCGCGTCGATGCCGAAGGCAATGCCGGGGCCGAGCGACAGCAGCACAATGCTGGCCAGGGGATAGCTCAGCAGCTCGCTAAAGCCGGAGGTCGCCTGATCCAAGGAGTTGGCCGTCAGCAACTCGCGCTCTGCGACCACCTCGGTAAAGATCGCAATGCGGGCAGGCGTGAACAGCTCACGCAACAGGGCGGTCAGAAAATTGATCGCATAGAGTCCTACCAGCTTATAGGTCACCGTCAGCGGCGCTAAGGTCATGACGAATAACACCGCCAGCAACCCAGCATTGGCCAGATCCACAGCGATCATCATGCGCCGGCGATCCCAGCGATCCACCAGCGCGCCGGCTACCAGACCAAATAACAAGGAGGCTATCAGCGAAGAAAAAGCACTGAATCCCAGATGCGCATACGATTGCGTCAGATCATACACATAAACGGGTATAACCACGCGCGTGAAATAACTCCCCAGGGTCGAAATCGCCTGTCCCAGCCACAACAACCGAAAATTTGGATTACGCAGCAGCGCCGCATAACTCACACGCTTCTCCTTCTCCTGATCGTCCCCACCCTGCGTACCGT encodes:
- a CDS encoding hybrid sensor histidine kinase/response regulator, which encodes MTIFAALVFWISFIISKDYRYSELFVVVLFVLIGFIAEFNPVAYNKNISQTVSTPIFVAAIFLFSPLSVVLIVAFSSFLSDALLKKPWYKTLYNATFRVVIYGIPSIIAWSFGLFSKAFSPRELAFVFFVLLIYVLMSTFLMGTLFSIVGSVRILDGWRKTLTVFSLYDLSLLPYGIILAWLWHTNFWLFLVGLLPLIAMQRSFALHAGLLNEQAETKRLADQQRRVQEAMTVLLSTKDIHAQLDRLLQHLMDVFPISRASVVLWDAYGHLERVVSRGVQAPELPLEQWSDKLRLVSERGRIVRLDQDYVTRVMQGRPVLLVPLKTPEDTVGCLVLVAESTLALTEEDEGLLGTFAGQAALAIYQSQLIDRLQTSQVRVVQSERLAAIGTLVAGVAHEFNNLLAGISGMAQLALMDGSPEEQRTALETVARTAQQGGSITRGLLMFSRQAEPKHELADVRNAVEPVLALFQAEFRRAHVTLVQHIEPVPLTICDVGMLAQCVINLVTNALDAMHPRGGTLTVTLGEHDGFIYLKISDTGCGIPEQIRDRIFEPFVSSKASADGRLHGGTGLGLSITYGVVKEHGGTIEVETAPNVGTTMTIRLPIRNSLEPADEAASARSRPLHMVVVDDEPLIAKSLHGLLMREGYIAEWYTEPLKALEAIRRTPVDVIFADLIMPEMDGVTLLERAREWAPNARRIVVTGQIDPRQLERVLALGVTAVIEKPFSLEKVRSVVAMLSAA
- a CDS encoding MFS transporter, whose protein sequence is MLDERKQEAAQVVTAPAARVPDGTQGGDDQEKEKRVSYAALLRNPNFRLLWLGQAISTLGSYFTRVVIPVYVYDLTQSYAHLGFSAFSSLIASLLFGLVAGALVDRWDRRRMMIAVDLANAGLLAVLFVMTLAPLTVTYKLVGLYAINFLTALLRELFTPARIAIFTEVVAERELLTANSLDQATSGFSELLSYPLASIVLLSLGPGIAFGIDALTFLASAVLLLGVRVQRAETQREERQPLIKEIAAGVHLINRLPLVRMVVLLSLVVPLMISWYNTLQLPFVVDALHSTKELGFPIMEGSVTLGFALGVLALGWWGQRIARSRLIVFGIVGLGLLIALQGLIPLVGAHLERQPVSIYGLSLLLFLVLPCTLCIGAMNSLVFAGVRTVLQEETPRAALGRVASVVSVASGLGFAIGALLTGLADGRVALVICLIGIAIAVVGIISQWFFNRYQSFASRAEQVVALRALGE